One Euphorbia lathyris chromosome 1, ddEupLath1.1, whole genome shotgun sequence DNA segment encodes these proteins:
- the LOC136224514 gene encoding S-type anion channel SLAH2-like, translating to METMESSPRQQESLPSLIRYISSVDVPGFDNTSTSNMMNQPSVSATTQGNETIIAFGNCSDESPQYSKQRTQSVSISMPCTPLGSISESTKRVFFEDDRNKFFTNSSAVEASPQTKQAKFYSQPMPMGVEHDQERVTNSVKHQSLKKFRDKRFDSFKTMSGKVERQLSYLRGKPHEEESSPENSGENKMQKESLPVDRYFDALEGPELENLRASEELVLPDDKRWPFLLRYPVSSFGICLGISSQAILWKTLATSTSTKFLHISPHVNLVLWIISLALVATVGTIYLLKLILYFEAVRREYYHPIRVNFFFAPWIALLFIAIGLPPSVSEELHSSLWYILMTPFLLLELKIYGQWMSGGQRRLSKVANPSNHLSIVGNFVGALLGASMGLKEGPLFFFAVGMAHYTVLFVTLYQRLPTNETLPKELHPVFFLFVAAPSVASMAWAKIQGSFDYGSRIAYFIALFLYFSLAVRINFFRGFKFSWSWWAYTFPMTGAAIATIRYSNEVTNVVTQTLAVTLSVVSSLTVAALLITTIIHAFWLRDLFPNDIVIAISVKKSKNTSHHHHHLKWFHRRHGSSENKEIENCLKDANLNNSAEREAPKEVPCPNGIY from the exons ATGGAAACCATGGAATCATCACCAAGGCAACAGGAATCTCTTCCATCACTCATCAGATACATCTCATCAGTAGATGTGCCCGGCTTTGATAACACAAGTACCTCGAATATGATGAATCAACCAAGTGTTTCAGCAACTACA CAAGGAAATGAAACTATTATTGCTTTTGGGAATTGCTCTGATGAGTCTCCTCAGTATTCCAAGCAAAGGACGCAGTCGGTTTCGATTAGCATGCCATGTACTCCACTTGGAAGCATCTCAGAGAGCACCAAAAGAGTTTTTTTTGAAGATGATCGCAACAAATTTTTCACCAATTCCTCAGCTGTGGAAGCTAGCCCTCAAACAAAACAAGCAAAATTCTATTCTCAGCCAATGCCTATGGGAGTTGAGCATGATCAGGAGAGAGTTACAAACTCTGTGAAACATCAGAGCTTAAAAAAATTCAGAGATAAAAGATTTGATTCTTTCAAAACAATGTCTGGAAAAGTTGAGAGGCAGCTATCATACCTACGTGGAAAGCCACACGAAGAAGAATCTTCACCGGAGAATTCTGGTGAGAATAAAATGCAGAAGGAATCTTTACCTGTAGACCGCTACTTCGATGCTTTGGAAGGTCCTGAGTTGGAGAACCTTAGG GCATCAGAGGAACTAGTGCtacctgatgacaagagatgGCCGTTTCTTCTCAGATATCCTGTATCTTCATTCGGTATATGTCTTGGCATTAGCAGCCAAGCAATCTTGTGGAAAACCCTGGCTACATCAACCAGCACAAAATTTCTTCATATTAGTCCGCACGTAAATCTTGTCCTATGGATCATATCTTTAGCTCTTGTTGCTACTGTTGGTACTATATATCTTCTGAAACTCATTCTGTACTTCGAAGCAGTTCGACGCGAATACTATCACCCAATTCGTGTCAACTTCTTCTTTGCACCATGGATTGCTCTCCTCTTTATAGCAATTGGACTGCCTCCTTCAGTTTCAGAAGAGCTGCACTCTTCCCTTTGGTACATTCTCATGACTCCGTTCCTGCTTCTTGAACTTAAAATCTACGGACAGTGGATGTCTGGAGGGCAACGTAGGCTCTCGAAAGTTGCAAACCCCTCGAACCATCTCTCCATCGTAGGCAACTTTGTAGGGGCATTGTTAGGTGCATCAATGGGGTTGAAAGAAGGGCCACTTTTCTTCTTCGCCGTTGGTATGGCGCATTACACAGTCCTATTTGTAACTCTATACCAGAGACTTCCAACAAACGAAACACTCCCAAAAGAGCTCCATCCGGTGTTCTTTCTGTTCGTTGCAGCTCCTAGTGTTGCTTCCATGGCATGGGCAAAGATTCAAGGGTCCTTTGATTACGGGTCTCGGATTGCTTACTTCATTGCCTTGTTTCTCTATTTCTCACTG GCCGTTCGTATCAATTTCTTCAGAGGATTTAA GTTTTCATGGTCCTGGTGGGCATACACATTCCCCATGACTGGTGCTGCAATAGCAACCATAAGGTATTCAAATGAAGTAACAAATGTAGTAACTCAAACTCTTGCTGTTACACTCTCTGTCGTTTCCTCATTAACGGTAGCAGCTCTGCTCATAACGACAATCATACACGCCTTTTGGCTCCGAGACCTCTTTCCTAATGACATTGTCATTGCCATTAGTGTCAAGAAATCAAAAAATACcagtcatcatcatcatcacttAAAGTGGTTCCACCGGAGACATGGAAGCTCCGAAAATAAAGAGATTGAGAATTGCTTGAAAGATGCAAACTTGAACAATAGCGCAGAAAGAGAAGCTCCTAAAGAGGTTCCTTGTCCAAATGGAATCTACTAG